In Acidobacteriota bacterium, the genomic window CGACAACGGACATCGTGTCCCGATCCGGAAGGTTGTCGAGGACAAACCGCGCGACGTCAACGTGCTGCGAAACGTCGGAACGCGGTGTGCATTCGGTGGATGCCGTCCACGCATCCCAGTCTCTTGGCCCCCATGTCATACGTCGAACCTAGGGTCCGAACGGATCACGGTCAACGCATCGAGATGTATGGGAGGCTCAGTCTTCCATCGTCGCGAGGAATTCCTCGTTACTGGATGATTTGGCCAGACGCTGGGTCAACAACTGCATGGCCTCGGCGGCACGGAGGGATGCGAGAGCGCGGCGAAGCAACGTGACCTTCTTGTACTCCACCGGCGTGAACAGCTTCTCTTCCTTCCGTGTGCCGGTCTGCGATATATCGATGGCAGGAAAGATCCGGCGTTCGAACAGACCGCGGTCCATGACGATCTCTGTGTTGCCGGTGCCCTTGAACTCCTGGAAGATGACCTCGTCCATCCGCGACCCGGTATCCACCAGCGCGGTGCCGATGACCGTCAGCGAACCACCGGAGACCGCTTTCCGCGCGGCACCGAAGAACCGTCGCGGCTTCTCCATGGTCCGGGAATCCACACCGCCGCTGAGGACACGTCCGGAACCTCGCTGTTGCGAGTTGTACGCTCGAGAAAGGCGAGTGATGGAATCGAGCAACACGACGACATCGCGACCCATCTCCACCAGACGCTTGGCGCGTTCGAGAACGATCTCGGAAATCTGGACGTGGTTCTTCGTCTGCTCGTCGGACGACGATGCCACGACCTCGCCCTTGACGCTCCGAGACATGTCGGTCACTTCCTCGGGACGCTCGTCGACGAGGAGAACAATCAGATGGATCTCGGGATGATTGACCGCGATGGAGTTCGCCAGCTTCTGAAGCAGCACCGTCTTACCGGCCTTCGGCGGGGCGACGATCAGGCAACGTTGCCCCTT contains:
- the rho gene encoding transcription termination factor Rho; the protein is MSQERGGGSGGRRRRRGGRGGRGRGRDGRGGDRPQRGPRVVQSVPEGETDTTAHGVLQIAEQGHGFLRQAKNNYNVESDDPVVPRELIESQKLESGLELEGPAMGEGQRVSILCSIEKINGAEPEAWEQHTPFKELVAEDPTERIRLEVDGDELSTRVVDLIAPIGKGQRCLIVAPPKAGKTVLLQKLANSIAVNHPEIHLIVLLVDERPEEVTDMSRSVKGEVVASSSDEQTKNHVQISEIVLERAKRLVEMGRDVVVLLDSITRLSRAYNSQQRGSGRVLSGGVDSRTMEKPRRFFGAARKAVSGGSLTVIGTALVDTGSRMDEVIFQEFKGTGNTEIVMDRGLFERRIFPAIDISQTGTRKEEKLFTPVEYKKVTLLRRALASLRAAEAMQLLTQRLAKSSSNEEFLATMED